A genomic region of Macaca thibetana thibetana isolate TM-01 chromosome 14, ASM2454274v1, whole genome shotgun sequence contains the following coding sequences:
- the LOC126935133 gene encoding LOW QUALITY PROTEIN: olfactory receptor 52B2 (The sequence of the model RefSeq protein was modified relative to this genomic sequence to represent the inferred CDS: inserted 2 bases in 1 codon) has product MSHSNVTIFHPAGFVLLGIPGLEAYQIWLSIPLCLIYITAALGNSILIVVIVMEHNLHEPMYFFLSVLAIMDILLSTTTVPKALPIFWLHAHNIAVDACVTQVFFVHMMFVGESAILLAMAFDPFVAICAPLRYTAVLPWPVVGRIALAIITGSFCIIFPVIFLLKRLPFCRTNIVRHSYCEHIGVARLACADITVNIWYGFSVPIVMVILDVILIAVSYSLILRAVFCLPSQEAQHKALSTCGSHLCVILMFYVPSFFTLLTHHFGRNIPQHVHILLANLYVLVPPMLNPIVYGVKTKQICEGVAHXIKTWCCISPLG; this is encoded by the exons ACCATCTTCCATCCTGCAGGTTTTGTCCTACTTGGCATCCCTGGGTTGGAGGCTTATCAAATTTGGCTGTCAATACCTCTTTGCCTCATTTACATCACTGCAGCCCTGGGAAACAGCATCCTGATAGTGGTTATTGTCATGGAACATAACCTTCATGAGCCCATGTATTTCTTCCTCTCCGTGCTGGCCATCATGGACATCCTGCTGTCTACTACCACTGTGCCCAAGGCCCTACCCATCTTTTGGCTCCATGCCCATAACATTGCTGTTGATGCCTGTGTCACCCAAGTCTTCTTTGTCCATATGATGTTTGTGGGAGAGTCAGCTATCCTGTTAGCCATGGCCTTTGACCCCTTTGTGGCCATTTGTGCCCCACTGAGATATACAGCAGTGCTACCTTGGCCTGTTGTGGGAAGGATTGCTCTGGCCATCATCACCGGAAGCTTCTGCATCATCTTCCCAGTCATATTCTTGCTGAAGCGGCTGCCCTTCTGCCGAACCAACATTGTTCGTCATTCCTACTGTGAGCATATTGGAGTGGCTCGTTTAGCCTGTGCTGACATCACTGTTAACATCTGGTATGGCTTCTCAGTGCCCATTGTCATGGTCATCTTGGATGTGATCCTCATCGCTGTGTCTTACTCACTGATCCTCCGAGCAGTGTTTTGTTTGCCCTCCCAGGAGGCTCAGCACAAGGCCCTCAGCACTTGTGGCTCCCACCTCTGTGTCATCCTTATGTTTTATGTTCCATCCTTCTTTACCTTATTGACCCACCATTTTGGGCGTAATATTCCTCAACATGTCCATATCTTGCTGGCCAATCTCTATGTGTTGGTGCCACCAATGCTGAACCCCATTGTCTATGGTGTGAAGACTAAGCAGATATGTGAGGGTGTAGCCCA CATCAAGACTTGGTGCTGTATCTCCCCTCTGGGCTGA